The DNA window CAGAGCACTTGTTGTTGGACGCTGACAAAAGTGGGAAGCTTTATCCTAACGTAGCTTCTATATTGGCAGGAGCTGATCGCGTTAGAGAAAAAGCGTTGCTGGTGAAAAATAATATTCCGAACTGTGAGTATTTGCTTATTGACCATGTTGATCAGCTTGATGATGTGGTTGAGCGCTTGGGTGAAAAAGTTATCTTCAAAGCCAGCAGAGATGGCTATGATGGCTATGGTCAATGGCGCATAAGTTCTGCGTCAGATCTGGTCAATGTGCGTAAAGATTTTGCCCTCCTTGATTTAAAAAAAGTGCCTGTTATTGCTGAAAAAATGATGCAATTCGACCGTGAAATTTCGTTAGTTGGAGCAAGAAGCCAAGACGGACAGATAGCATGTTTCAGTTTAGCTGAAAATTTACATCACGAAGGGCAACTACACGTCTCAGTCGCGCCAATTACGCAATTGACTGAGGCATTGCAGAAAAAAGCCAAGGACATTTTTGAAACGCTGGCAACCGCAATGGATTACGTTGGTGTACTAGCCGTTGAATTGTTTCAATGCGGTGAAGAGCTATACGTTAACGAGATAGCGCCAAGAGTACATAATTCGGGTCATTGGACCCAGCAAGGGTGCTCTACTAGCCAATTCGAACAGCATATTCGAGCGGTTCTAAATTTGCCCTTGGGCAGCACAGAACTCATCGGAACAAGCGCAATGGTGAATATCAT is part of the Glaciecola nitratireducens FR1064 genome and encodes:
- a CDS encoding 5-(carboxyamino)imidazole ribonucleotide synthase — translated: MRVLVYGSGQLAQMMYLAAAPLGVIVSAVDVVTETVVNPISKKATGVPLHRAIEESNAITVEFEHVPEHLLLDADKSGKLYPNVASILAGADRVREKALLVKNNIPNCEYLLIDHVDQLDDVVERLGEKVIFKASRDGYDGYGQWRISSASDLVNVRKDFALLDLKKVPVIAEKMMQFDREISLVGARSQDGQIACFSLAENLHHEGQLHVSVAPITQLTEALQKKAKDIFETLATAMDYVGVLAVELFQCGEELYVNEIAPRVHNSGHWTQQGCSTSQFEQHIRAVLNLPLGSTELIGTSAMVNIIGCTAFSRDLIGIPDVHLHWYGKEVRKKRKMGHINVVAKSHASLGKKLKQLIEFLPVEYFPKLESEATRLENEKN